Proteins from a genomic interval of Micromonospora sp. NBC_00389:
- a CDS encoding VOC family protein, producing the protein MIDHLSVQVRDVPSSAAFYDAVLAPLGGRRLLEFPNVVGYGRDRPDFWLGPTETRGEARELHLAFTADDRATVEAFHDAAIKAGAEVLHAPRVWPEYHPTYFAAFVRDPDGNNVEAVCHAPQ; encoded by the coding sequence ATGATCGACCACCTGTCAGTCCAGGTCCGCGACGTGCCGAGCAGCGCCGCCTTCTACGACGCCGTGCTCGCCCCGCTCGGCGGCCGCCGGCTGCTGGAGTTCCCGAACGTCGTCGGTTACGGCCGGGACCGGCCCGACTTCTGGCTGGGCCCGACCGAAACCCGCGGCGAGGCCCGCGAGCTGCACCTGGCTTTCACCGCCGACGACCGCGCCACGGTCGAGGCGTTCCATGATGCCGCCATCAAGGCCGGCGCGGAGGTGCTGCACGCGCCCCGCGTGTGGCCGGAGTACCACCCGACCTACTTCGCGGCGTTCGTCCGCGACCCGGACGGCAACAACGTCGAAGCCGTCTGCCACGCCCCGCAGTGA
- a CDS encoding VOC family protein translates to MEQRISLITLGVTDVARAKAFYEQLGWRGQEVEETVFLQAGGSALVLWGRDKLAEDAGVDDPGDGGFGGMALAQNVRSRAEVDEVFAAAVAAGAEVTKPARETFYGGYAGYFTDPDGHVWEIAWNPGFPLAEDGTITIPDFGAMG, encoded by the coding sequence ATGGAACAGCGAATCAGCCTGATCACCCTCGGAGTCACAGACGTGGCGCGCGCAAAGGCGTTCTACGAACAACTCGGCTGGCGCGGCCAGGAGGTCGAGGAGACGGTCTTCCTCCAGGCCGGTGGGTCGGCGTTGGTGCTGTGGGGGCGGGACAAGCTGGCCGAGGACGCGGGCGTCGACGATCCGGGTGACGGCGGCTTCGGCGGGATGGCCCTGGCGCAGAACGTCCGCTCGCGGGCCGAGGTCGACGAGGTGTTCGCGGCGGCGGTGGCCGCCGGTGCCGAGGTGACCAAACCGGCTCGGGAGACGTTCTACGGCGGCTACGCCGGCTACTTCACCGACCCTGACGGTCACGTGTGGGAGATCGCCTGGAACCCCGGCTTCCCCCTCGCCGAGGACGGCACCATCACCATCCCCGACTTCGGCGCGATGGGCTGA
- a CDS encoding PPOX class F420-dependent oxidoreductase encodes MRTSAALLGLASAVVGLWAMLAPASFSTWADFPPHRHFVHDIGAFQLGIGVTLLLATIWSDALTVAFAGYMVGGTAHTVVHVADRNLGGTTGQTLAIGGAVVVAGAAFAYRWRERGWVLGVVSPTGVPALAPFGPQKTVVLTTYRRDGRPVGTPVSIAVAGGRAYVRSFERAWKTRRIGNNPMVTVAASTARGVPTGSAVQATAQRLEGAEYDMAARTLRRKYPLLHGVLVPLMHRLGRRRTGRTVHFAIVPASDRAELSELGSPRG; translated from the coding sequence GTGCGAACCTCCGCCGCCCTGCTCGGGCTGGCCAGCGCGGTCGTCGGGCTGTGGGCGATGCTCGCCCCGGCCTCGTTCAGCACCTGGGCCGACTTCCCGCCGCACCGGCACTTCGTGCACGACATCGGTGCCTTCCAGCTCGGCATCGGCGTGACCCTGCTGCTCGCCACCATCTGGTCCGACGCGCTCACCGTGGCCTTCGCCGGCTACATGGTCGGCGGGACCGCTCACACGGTGGTGCACGTCGCCGACCGCAATCTCGGCGGCACCACCGGGCAGACCCTCGCGATCGGCGGTGCCGTGGTGGTAGCCGGCGCGGCGTTCGCGTACCGGTGGCGCGAGCGGGGTTGGGTGCTCGGCGTGGTTTCACCGACCGGTGTGCCGGCGCTGGCACCGTTCGGCCCGCAGAAGACGGTCGTACTGACTACGTACCGCCGGGACGGCCGACCGGTCGGGACGCCGGTGAGCATCGCGGTGGCCGGCGGCCGGGCGTACGTGCGCAGCTTCGAACGGGCCTGGAAGACCCGGCGGATCGGCAACAACCCGATGGTCACGGTGGCGGCGTCGACCGCGCGCGGCGTGCCGACCGGCTCGGCCGTCCAGGCCACCGCCCAGCGGCTGGAAGGCGCGGAGTACGACATGGCTGCCCGCACGCTGCGCCGCAAGTACCCGCTGCTGCACGGCGTGCTCGTGCCGCTGATGCACCGCCTCGGGCGGCGCAGGACCGGCCGGACGGTGCACTTCGCGATCGTCCCCGCGAGCGACCGGGCCGAGCTGTCCGAGCTCGGTAGCCCTCGCGGGTAG
- a CDS encoding DivIVA domain-containing protein, with protein sequence MLLAFGVFMLLCGRTDSAFRGIGTLIIGVLSLLMGGVLAFYGLRPFRFHIGTEGLTVRLPGIDRLVPWAEIDMIVLDQPLPVLTGRKTPSPVLLLVPASGSTLDSPLTHRSPVDDRPCLVLLELQDVREAPDEVGAALARFGGSRFTDFRQLIRQHFDSPDFTMVLRGYDPAGVNHLVRQGQEALISDVMLKRFGAKAEIERARGSLPAAMHGYDRAQVDAFLDDLSDALARWDDDERDAG encoded by the coding sequence GTGTTGCTGGCGTTCGGCGTCTTCATGCTGCTGTGCGGCCGGACTGACAGTGCCTTCCGTGGGATCGGGACACTGATCATCGGCGTGTTGAGCCTGTTGATGGGCGGAGTACTCGCCTTCTACGGGCTCCGGCCGTTCAGGTTCCACATCGGGACTGAGGGGCTGACCGTACGGCTGCCCGGAATCGACCGGCTGGTGCCGTGGGCCGAGATCGACATGATCGTCCTCGATCAGCCGCTGCCGGTTCTCACCGGCAGGAAGACGCCCTCTCCGGTGTTGTTGCTGGTGCCGGCCAGCGGGTCGACTCTCGATAGTCCGCTGACGCATCGGAGCCCTGTGGACGACCGTCCCTGCCTGGTCCTGCTCGAACTGCAGGACGTCCGAGAAGCGCCGGACGAGGTGGGGGCCGCCCTCGCCCGCTTCGGCGGCAGCCGCTTCACCGATTTTCGGCAGCTGATTCGGCAGCATTTCGACTCGCCGGACTTCACGATGGTGCTGCGCGGATACGACCCGGCCGGGGTGAATCACCTCGTCAGGCAGGGCCAGGAGGCGCTCATCTCGGACGTGATGCTGAAGCGCTTCGGGGCGAAGGCAGAGATTGAACGGGCTCGCGGAAGCCTTCCGGCCGCCATGCACGGGTACGACCGCGCGCAGGTCGACGCGTTCCTGGACGACCTCTCCGACGCACTGGCGCGGTGGGATGACGACGAGCGGGATGCCGGATAG
- a CDS encoding replication-relaxation family protein has product MRKPLPAPDPLLRLQASITARDDRLLGWLYDHGVLTTDQIATALFPSLDFAQRRLRRLTVLRATDRFRPNRAYGGSYPYHYVLDQLGYDHVHAQRGLGRPRRDQARRRKQSLTGRPDLPHLLGGNQVFIDLAAHARTHPNTALDRWQPASAFHEPGVFYRRGSNPQMMVHGPSGLPRPDGAGVWTEHGRSVQFFLEYDTGRERLDILTEKIAKYERLVCLSNWAWPVLFHLPSARREANLHHRLAEVGPQAIIATTTAELRAATGASPAEQVWQLSGFGAGRHRLIDLPYTDTAHDAEFPNLAEPGPSGRAA; this is encoded by the coding sequence ATGCGTAAACCGCTACCGGCTCCGGACCCGCTGCTGCGCCTACAGGCCAGCATCACCGCCCGCGACGACCGCCTCCTCGGCTGGCTCTACGACCATGGAGTCCTCACCACCGACCAGATCGCCACCGCCCTGTTCCCGTCCCTGGACTTCGCCCAACGCCGGCTACGTCGCCTCACCGTGCTACGCGCGACAGACCGGTTCCGACCCAACCGGGCCTACGGCGGCTCCTACCCGTACCACTACGTCCTGGACCAGCTCGGCTACGACCACGTCCACGCCCAACGTGGGCTCGGACGACCACGCCGGGACCAGGCCCGCCGCCGAAAGCAGTCCCTGACCGGCCGGCCGGACCTGCCGCACCTGCTCGGCGGCAACCAGGTCTTCATCGACCTCGCCGCCCACGCCCGCACCCACCCCAACACGGCCCTGGACCGGTGGCAGCCCGCGTCCGCCTTCCACGAGCCCGGCGTGTTCTACCGCAGAGGCAGCAACCCGCAGATGATGGTCCACGGACCGAGCGGGCTGCCCCGCCCCGACGGCGCCGGGGTGTGGACCGAGCACGGACGGTCCGTGCAGTTCTTTCTCGAGTACGACACCGGCCGCGAACGCCTCGACATCCTCACCGAGAAAATCGCCAAGTACGAACGGCTGGTCTGCCTCAGCAACTGGGCGTGGCCAGTCCTGTTCCATCTACCCTCCGCCCGGCGGGAGGCGAACCTGCACCACCGCCTCGCCGAGGTCGGTCCGCAGGCGATCATCGCCACCACCACCGCCGAACTGCGCGCCGCCACCGGCGCCAGCCCCGCCGAGCAGGTGTGGCAGCTATCCGGCTTCGGCGCCGGCCGCCACCGCCTCATTGACCTGCCCTACACCGACACCGCCCACGACGCCGAGTTTCCCAACCTCGCCGAGCCCGGCCCGAGCGGGCGGGCGGCCTGA
- a CDS encoding DUF2637 domain-containing protein — MATTEQRSRDVPADQRSGRERLENRVQVLIMLLIGGAAGAASFRHVHDVAAAHGQPGWLAWADAVVLELTSIAAGLELRRHRRLGTSVAFPATVLTVAVFLSLAAQVVEAEASAIGWIAAALPALGFLTMVKIALGRADPAPPERTARPTRVAPGPPLIVEAGVPDTREPVPAPPLPVPTNTGPVRDCIAVVPAPAVPDPAVPDPAVPDPAVPDPAVPDPAVPDRRAEDMPVRDRGPGITALVPAARTAARTLDAHGTPLSRKALAGQLRADGHQLSNATASTLVRVLRGESTPPAPDLSQREAA, encoded by the coding sequence TTGGCGACAACTGAACAGCGATCCCGCGACGTCCCCGCCGATCAGCGGTCGGGGCGGGAGCGGCTGGAGAACCGCGTCCAGGTGCTGATCATGTTGTTGATCGGCGGCGCGGCCGGCGCGGCCTCTTTCCGGCACGTGCATGACGTCGCGGCGGCACACGGCCAGCCGGGCTGGCTCGCCTGGGCCGACGCGGTCGTGCTGGAGTTGACGTCGATCGCTGCCGGTCTGGAGCTGCGCCGCCACCGGCGCCTGGGTACCAGCGTCGCCTTCCCGGCGACCGTCCTGACAGTGGCGGTGTTCCTGTCCCTCGCCGCCCAGGTGGTGGAGGCGGAAGCGTCGGCGATCGGCTGGATCGCCGCCGCGCTGCCGGCGCTCGGCTTCCTGACGATGGTGAAGATCGCCCTCGGCCGCGCCGACCCCGCCCCACCCGAGCGCACCGCCCGGCCCACGCGGGTCGCCCCAGGACCGCCGCTGATCGTCGAGGCCGGGGTCCCGGACACCCGCGAGCCGGTCCCCGCACCGCCATTGCCGGTCCCCACGAACACTGGCCCGGTCCGGGACTGCATCGCCGTGGTCCCCGCCCCGGCGGTCCCGGACCCGGCGGTCCCGGACCCGGCGGTCCCGGACCCGGCGGTCCCGGACCCGGCGGTCCCGGACCCGGCGGTCCCGGACCGACGGGCCGAGGACATGCCGGTCCGGGACCGAGGCCCGGGGATCACCGCGCTGGTCCCGGCCGCCCGGACCGCCGCCCGCACCCTCGACGCCCACGGAACACCCCTGTCCCGCAAGGCCCTCGCCGGACAGCTGCGCGCGGACGGGCACCAACTGTCCAACGCCACCGCCTCCACGCTCGTGCGCGTCCTGCGCGGCGAGAGCACCCCACCCGCGCCGGACCTGTCACAGCGGGAGGCCGCGTGA
- a CDS encoding DUF3427 domain-containing protein, translated as MTDLERGIYEHLITQQLADQLHRVDPALIQHRALDAADSHGPLTRHLAALISRALQAVPGGDDKLHHQVELTNRIAEAIAVLSPAATNHSDQVADTKNLLHAIAAPPTPPAQPTFPQRPTTPLSTGALLVNGKHQPRIGHEVTHEMASAEHVDLLCAFIKWHGLRIVEPAIRDLIRRGGRLRVITTTYMGATDQRALDRLAELGADIKVSYETRTTRLHAKAWLFRRTNGTTTAYVGSSNLSKSALVDGVEWNVRISNIEQPHVIDTFTATFEDYWHDPAFEEYDAAKDAERLRQALSGERADDVPTQIANLDVRPYPYQAEILADLDAERQVHGRHRNLVVMATGTGKTVVAALDYRRLHRAGQVDSLLFAAHQEQILKQSMSTFRQVMGDGSFGEMLVGGKEPTHWTHVFASIQSLHRREINPDAYDMVIVDEFHHAEAPTYARLLERLRPRVLLGLTATPDRADGGDVRRWFDGHAAVELHLWDALERQLLAPFQYFGVHDDVDLSHLRWKRGQGYDPAELDGLYTGNHARARMVLKAVQDTADVGRMRALGFCVSIGHAEFMADWFTRRGVPSAAVTSRADRTTRDGLLREFKAGKLRVLFTVDLFNEGVDLPMVDTILMLRPTESATIFLQQLGRGLRLDDDKPCLTVLDFIGGQHANFRFDLRWRALTGVSRRAVEAAVRDGFPSLPSGCHVELDRVAKKVVLANLKSALPTSKNGLVAELRQLGDVSLAEFLRETGLEVEDVYRSASIGGWAGLRRLAGIETSTAGPDDRELGRAIGRMLHIDDVDRLSLLARVAGGEHPGRGRLLDMLHFSLWGPSVSLTERDARLKRLWGEPARCAELRQVAEVLRDRIHRVTVTPQPGRVPLRVHARYSRNEACAAFGMANPGSLREGVKWLESEQADLFFVTLVKSEEHYSPTTMYADRAITDSLFQWESQSTTSSASGTGQRYIQHAERGSAVHLFVRETKLADRDLGAPPYLYAGPMTYQEHSGDRPMRIIWRLQHRLPADMYAAARAIAA; from the coding sequence GTGACGGATCTTGAGCGGGGCATCTACGAGCACCTGATCACCCAGCAGCTCGCCGACCAGCTCCACCGCGTCGATCCCGCCCTGATCCAGCACCGCGCCCTAGACGCTGCTGACTCACACGGCCCCCTCACCCGTCACCTCGCCGCCCTGATCAGCCGCGCTCTCCAAGCCGTCCCTGGCGGCGACGACAAGCTGCACCACCAGGTCGAGCTGACCAACCGCATCGCCGAAGCCATCGCCGTCCTCAGCCCGGCCGCAACAAATCACAGCGACCAGGTAGCCGACACCAAAAACCTCCTACACGCCATCGCCGCCCCGCCCACCCCGCCGGCGCAACCGACCTTTCCGCAGCGCCCGACCACCCCACTCTCCACCGGCGCTCTCCTGGTGAACGGCAAGCACCAGCCCCGGATCGGCCACGAGGTCACCCACGAGATGGCCTCCGCAGAGCACGTCGACCTGCTCTGCGCCTTCATCAAGTGGCACGGCCTGCGCATCGTCGAGCCCGCCATCCGCGACCTGATCCGACGCGGCGGCCGACTCCGTGTCATCACCACGACCTACATGGGCGCGACCGACCAACGAGCCCTCGACCGACTCGCCGAGCTGGGCGCCGATATCAAGGTCTCCTACGAGACCCGGACGACCCGGCTGCACGCCAAGGCGTGGCTGTTCCGTCGAACCAACGGCACCACCACCGCGTACGTGGGCTCCTCAAATCTCTCGAAGTCGGCGCTGGTCGACGGGGTGGAGTGGAACGTCCGGATCTCGAACATCGAGCAGCCGCACGTCATCGACACCTTCACCGCGACGTTCGAGGACTACTGGCACGACCCGGCGTTCGAGGAGTACGACGCCGCCAAGGACGCTGAGCGGCTCCGGCAGGCGCTCAGCGGTGAGCGCGCTGACGACGTGCCGACGCAAATCGCGAACCTGGATGTGCGGCCGTACCCGTATCAGGCGGAGATCCTGGCCGACCTGGATGCGGAGCGGCAGGTGCACGGCCGGCACCGCAACCTGGTCGTGATGGCGACGGGCACCGGCAAGACGGTGGTGGCAGCGCTGGATTACCGGCGGCTACATCGGGCAGGCCAAGTCGACTCGCTGCTCTTCGCCGCGCACCAGGAGCAGATCCTCAAGCAGAGCATGTCGACGTTCCGCCAGGTCATGGGTGACGGCAGCTTCGGCGAGATGCTGGTCGGGGGCAAGGAGCCGACCCACTGGACGCACGTCTTCGCCTCGATCCAGTCGCTGCACCGCCGGGAGATCAACCCCGACGCGTACGACATGGTGATCGTTGACGAGTTCCACCACGCGGAAGCGCCGACGTACGCCCGGTTGTTGGAGCGGCTGCGGCCGCGCGTACTGCTGGGACTGACGGCGACCCCCGACCGGGCCGACGGCGGTGATGTGCGTCGGTGGTTCGACGGCCACGCGGCGGTGGAGCTGCACCTGTGGGACGCGCTGGAGCGGCAGTTGCTGGCGCCGTTTCAGTACTTCGGAGTGCACGACGACGTAGATCTGTCGCACCTGCGGTGGAAGCGCGGGCAAGGGTACGACCCGGCGGAGCTGGACGGCCTCTACACCGGCAACCACGCGCGGGCACGGATGGTGCTGAAGGCGGTACAGGACACGGCCGACGTGGGTCGGATGCGGGCGCTCGGGTTCTGCGTAAGCATCGGGCACGCCGAGTTCATGGCGGACTGGTTTACCCGGCGCGGCGTACCCTCGGCGGCGGTGACCTCGCGGGCGGACCGCACGACGCGGGACGGCCTGCTGCGGGAGTTCAAGGCCGGCAAACTCCGCGTGCTGTTCACCGTCGACCTGTTCAACGAGGGTGTCGACCTACCGATGGTCGACACGATCCTGATGCTGCGGCCCACCGAAAGCGCGACGATCTTCCTTCAGCAGCTCGGCCGTGGGCTGCGGCTCGACGACGACAAACCCTGTCTGACGGTGCTCGACTTCATCGGCGGCCAGCACGCCAACTTCCGCTTCGACCTGCGGTGGCGGGCACTGACCGGGGTCAGCCGTCGGGCCGTCGAGGCGGCCGTCCGGGACGGCTTCCCGTCGCTGCCGAGCGGCTGCCACGTCGAGCTGGACCGAGTGGCGAAAAAGGTCGTGCTCGCCAACCTGAAGTCGGCCCTGCCGACCTCGAAGAACGGCCTGGTGGCGGAGCTGCGGCAGCTCGGTGACGTGAGCCTGGCCGAGTTCCTGCGGGAGACCGGCCTGGAAGTCGAGGACGTCTACCGGTCGGCGAGCATCGGCGGGTGGGCCGGGCTGCGGCGGCTCGCCGGCATCGAGACCTCGACCGCCGGGCCGGACGACCGCGAGCTCGGCCGGGCTATCGGGCGAATGTTGCACATCGACGACGTGGACCGGCTGTCCCTGCTGGCCCGGGTCGCGGGCGGCGAGCACCCTGGCCGCGGACGGCTGCTGGACATGCTGCACTTCAGTCTCTGGGGGCCGTCGGTGTCGCTGACCGAGCGCGATGCCCGGCTGAAGCGGCTCTGGGGGGAGCCGGCGCGCTGCGCGGAGCTACGCCAGGTCGCCGAGGTACTGCGGGACCGAATCCACCGGGTGACGGTCACGCCGCAGCCGGGCCGGGTACCGCTGCGGGTGCACGCCCGCTATAGCCGCAACGAGGCGTGCGCGGCCTTCGGAATGGCGAACCCGGGGTCGCTGCGCGAGGGAGTGAAGTGGCTTGAGTCGGAGCAGGCGGACCTCTTCTTCGTCACCCTGGTCAAGTCCGAGGAGCACTACTCCCCCACCACGATGTATGCCGACCGGGCCATCACCGACAGCCTGTTCCAGTGGGAGTCGCAGAGCACCACGTCGTCGGCGTCGGGGACCGGGCAGCGCTACATCCAGCACGCCGAGCGCGGGTCGGCGGTGCACCTGTTCGTCCGGGAGACCAAGCTCGCCGACCGCGACCTGGGCGCGCCGCCGTACCTGTACGCCGGGCCGATGACGTACCAGGAGCACAGCGGCGATCGACCCATGCGCATCATCTGGCGGCTGCAGCATCGGCTCCCCGCCGACATGTACGCCGCCGCTCGGGCCATCGCCGCCTGA
- a CDS encoding endonuclease/exonuclease/phosphatase family protein, which translates to MLPIPTTSWRTARVTLAAAIALVSLGIFGAPVHADGQSKVTVMTRNLYLGGDLTPSIGAPTPGAFLAANSALLGHVDLVDFPARAKLLAREITENKPDLVGLQEVALWRTGTFGDPAPATEIRYDYLALLMGELSRSGHAYDVAVVQAEADLEAPAGAPHFLDVRLTMRDVILVRHGGRVKVTDSSSGTFTNNLTFTLAATNGTVTSTRGWTAVDVVHGQRPFRFVNTHLEAFHAGVRVLQARELLGGPLATAPGDVILAGDLNTGPDLPVAENRLAYAALVAGGMRDTWQILHPGEPGYTAGLGDDLNQPADAVEHRIDMVLFRGAVVPVSSLIFGTKRQTPDGRWASDHLGYLAVLALK; encoded by the coding sequence ATGCTCCCCATACCCACCACCTCCTGGCGAACGGCGAGAGTCACCCTCGCAGCCGCCATCGCCCTGGTCAGCCTCGGCATTTTCGGCGCACCCGTCCACGCCGATGGACAGTCCAAGGTCACCGTGATGACCCGGAACCTCTATCTGGGCGGCGATCTGACGCCATCCATCGGCGCGCCGACACCAGGGGCGTTCCTGGCCGCGAACTCCGCGCTGTTAGGCCACGTCGACCTGGTCGACTTTCCCGCCCGGGCGAAGCTGCTCGCTCGGGAGATCACCGAGAACAAGCCGGACCTGGTCGGACTGCAGGAGGTCGCCCTGTGGCGCACCGGCACGTTCGGTGACCCCGCACCAGCCACCGAAATCCGGTACGACTACCTGGCACTGCTCATGGGCGAGCTGAGCCGCTCCGGTCACGCGTACGACGTCGCGGTCGTACAGGCCGAGGCCGATCTGGAGGCGCCGGCGGGCGCGCCGCACTTCCTCGACGTCCGGCTCACGATGCGCGACGTGATCCTGGTGCGCCACGGCGGCCGGGTGAAGGTGACCGACTCCTCGTCTGGCACCTTCACCAACAACCTCACCTTCACGCTCGCGGCAACGAACGGGACCGTGACCAGCACCCGCGGTTGGACCGCGGTGGACGTGGTGCACGGGCAACGCCCGTTCCGGTTCGTGAACACCCACCTGGAGGCCTTCCACGCCGGTGTCCGGGTGCTGCAGGCGCGCGAGCTGCTGGGCGGCCCCCTCGCCACGGCACCGGGTGACGTCATCCTCGCCGGGGACCTCAACACGGGCCCCGACCTGCCCGTCGCCGAGAACCGGCTCGCCTACGCGGCGCTGGTGGCCGGCGGGATGCGGGACACGTGGCAGATCCTGCATCCGGGTGAACCCGGCTATACCGCGGGTCTGGGCGACGACCTGAACCAACCCGCCGACGCCGTCGAACACCGCATCGACATGGTCCTGTTCCGGGGGGCGGTCGTTCCCGTCTCGAGCCTCATCTTCGGGACCAAGCGGCAGACCCCCGACGGCCGGTGGGCATCGGATCACCTCGGCTACCTGGCCGTGCTGGCCTTGAAGTAG